One genomic segment of Mycolicibacterium psychrotolerans includes these proteins:
- a CDS encoding NUDIX hydrolase, which translates to MLVRDTDEGIKIFLMRRHSAMDFVAGVMVFPGGGVDDRDRNADIAWHGPDRSWWAGRFGTDEELAEALVCAAARETFEESGVLFAGSADDPDLLVDDASVYREQRAALESKSLSFGEFLRAEKLVLRADLLRPWANWVTPKEERTRRYDTYFFVAALPQGQRADGDNTETDKADWVTPQAALDDFADGRSFLLPPTWTQLDALNGRTVAEVLAVERRIVAIEPSLAAETGGNWEIEFFNSDRYNAARNRRAPQGYTDGAPLS; encoded by the coding sequence ATGCTGGTGCGCGACACCGACGAGGGCATCAAGATCTTCCTGATGCGCAGGCATTCGGCGATGGACTTCGTCGCCGGGGTCATGGTGTTTCCCGGCGGCGGGGTCGACGACCGCGACCGCAACGCCGACATCGCCTGGCACGGACCCGACCGCAGCTGGTGGGCGGGCCGGTTCGGCACCGACGAGGAACTCGCCGAAGCGCTGGTGTGCGCGGCCGCGCGCGAGACCTTCGAGGAGTCCGGCGTGTTGTTCGCGGGCTCGGCCGACGACCCGGACCTGCTGGTCGACGACGCGTCGGTGTACCGGGAGCAGCGGGCGGCGCTGGAGAGCAAGTCACTGTCGTTCGGGGAGTTCCTGCGGGCCGAGAAGCTGGTCCTGCGGGCGGATCTGCTGCGGCCGTGGGCGAACTGGGTGACCCCGAAGGAGGAGCGCACCCGCCGCTACGACACGTACTTCTTCGTTGCGGCGCTGCCGCAGGGCCAGCGCGCCGACGGGGACAACACCGAGACCGACAAGGCCGACTGGGTCACCCCGCAGGCCGCCCTCGACGACTTCGCCGATGGCCGCAGCTTCCTGCTGCCGCCGACGTGGACCCAGCTCGACGCGCTCAACGGGCGCACCGTCGCCGAGGTGCTGGCCGTAGAACGCCGGATCGTCGCGATCGAGCCGTCGCTGGCCGCCGAGACCGGCGGCAACTGGGAGATCGAGTTCTTCAACAGCGATCGCTACAACGCCGCCCGGAATCGGCGTGCCCCGCAGGGCTACACCGACGGGGCGCCGCTGTCGTGA
- a CDS encoding ABC transporter ATP-binding protein codes for MPADPDDDVHEADEDLLIDFAKVTLRRNGRLLVGPVTWSVELDERWVVIGPNGAGKTSLLRIAAAMEHPSSGTAYILGERLGRVDMSELRARIGLSSAALAQRVPDDEIVRDLVVSAGYSVLGRWRERYDDVDYERALDMLESVGGEHLADRTYGTLSEGERKRVLIARSLMTDPELLLLDEPAAGLDLGGREELVARLSDLALDPDAPAMVLVTHHVEEIPPGFSHCLILSEGAVVGAGLLTDVLTSENLSTAFGQSIALDIIDGRYFARRTRTRAAHRRRL; via the coding sequence GTGCCAGCCGACCCCGACGATGACGTCCACGAAGCCGACGAAGACCTGCTGATCGACTTCGCCAAGGTCACGTTGCGCCGCAACGGCCGGCTGCTCGTCGGCCCGGTGACCTGGTCGGTGGAGCTCGACGAGCGGTGGGTGGTCATCGGCCCCAACGGCGCGGGCAAGACCTCCCTGCTGCGCATCGCCGCGGCGATGGAACATCCGTCGTCAGGCACCGCCTACATCCTCGGGGAACGCCTCGGCCGGGTCGACATGTCCGAACTGCGCGCGCGCATCGGGCTGAGCAGCGCCGCGCTGGCCCAACGCGTGCCCGATGACGAGATCGTGCGCGACCTGGTGGTGTCGGCCGGCTACTCGGTGCTCGGCCGCTGGCGCGAGCGCTACGACGACGTCGACTACGAACGGGCGCTCGACATGCTGGAGAGCGTCGGCGGCGAGCACCTGGCCGACCGCACCTACGGCACGCTGTCGGAGGGTGAGCGCAAACGCGTGCTGATCGCGCGGTCGCTGATGACCGACCCCGAACTGCTGCTGCTCGACGAACCCGCCGCCGGCCTCGACCTCGGCGGCCGCGAAGAACTCGTCGCCCGGCTCAGCGATCTGGCGCTGGACCCCGACGCCCCGGCGATGGTGCTGGTGACCCACCACGTCGAGGAGATCCCGCCCGGCTTCTCGCACTGCCTGATCCTTTCCGAGGGCGCCGTGGTCGGCGCCGGCCTGCTGACCGACGTGCTGACGTCGGAGAACCTGTCGACGGCGTTCGGGCAGTCCATCGCCCTGGACATCATCGACGGCCGGTACTTCGCGCGCCGGACGCGCACCCGCGCGGCACACAGGAGGCGCTTGTGA
- the yczE gene encoding membrane protein YczE has product MARLSTAAARGVALLAGLVGYGTSMAMMVRAGLGLDPWDVFHQGLALRTPLSIGAASAVVGVAVLLAWIPLRNRPGIGTVANVVVIAVTVDVALWLIPAPESLPVRAALMAAAVVSNAVSTVLYIGAGLGAGPRDGLMTGLVVRTGRSVRLVRTTIEVTVLTVGWLLGGTVGIGTLVYAFGIGPLVQLFVRLTPGRILAVSGWAQVRPDVPDAIRPDVSGLTTMSGCQPTPTMTSTKPTKTC; this is encoded by the coding sequence ATGGCCCGTCTGAGCACTGCCGCCGCGCGCGGGGTCGCGCTGCTGGCCGGCCTGGTTGGCTACGGCACGTCCATGGCGATGATGGTCCGTGCCGGCCTCGGACTGGACCCCTGGGACGTCTTCCACCAAGGACTGGCGCTGCGCACTCCGCTCAGTATCGGCGCGGCGTCGGCGGTGGTGGGCGTCGCGGTGCTGCTGGCGTGGATACCGCTGCGCAACCGGCCGGGCATCGGCACGGTCGCCAACGTCGTCGTCATCGCCGTGACCGTCGACGTCGCGCTGTGGCTCATTCCCGCACCGGAGTCCCTACCGGTCCGCGCGGCACTGATGGCGGCGGCCGTGGTGTCCAACGCCGTCAGCACCGTTCTCTACATCGGCGCGGGCCTCGGAGCCGGTCCGCGCGACGGGCTGATGACCGGGCTGGTGGTGCGCACCGGGCGCTCGGTTCGCTTGGTGCGCACCACGATCGAGGTCACGGTGCTCACCGTGGGGTGGCTGCTCGGCGGCACCGTCGGCATCGGCACACTGGTCTACGCGTTCGGCATCGGGCCGCTGGTGCAGCTGTTCGTGCGCCTCACCCCGGGGCGGATCCTCGCCGTCAGCGGCTGGGCCCAGGTCCGTCCGGACGTGCCGGACGCCATCCGGCCCGACGTTTCCGGGCTGACTACGATGAGCGGGTGCCAGCCGACCCCGACGATGACGTCCACGAAGCCGACGAAGACCTGCTGA
- the yczR gene encoding MocR-like transcription factor YczR gives MTTVMTARSLDVDLLARELGNWRTSSRSGPAYHGLADAIRLLIVDGRVPVGARLPSERALAEALRVSRTTVTAAYAQLRDDGYLHARQGARSTTALPLTSPATVIPAIPTANLAAATLAAPAAVVSRAFAEAADQVTPYLRDIGIELRGVLPLREAIAERYCARGLPTEPDEILVTTGALHAIGLILATYTQPDDRVLVEQPTYHGGLAAMAVRGLRPVPVAMTPDGWELDAIDAAIRQLSPSLAYLIPDNHNPTGMTLPPPGRSRLAHIIGETRTRTIIDETITDMWLDEEVPAPFAASMTTRRDLMLTVGSMSKSFWGGLRIGWIRAERNTLATVAALRPAIDMGTPVFEQLAAARLLAVEDDVLPDRREILRARRALLLDLLAEHLPDWRPSPGKGGMSLWVRLPAPMSSALSAAASRTGLEIPPGPRFGVDGTLERFIRVPYTLPDDQLVASIELLARAWRAVTGSTSVEPTAVVV, from the coding sequence ATGACGACGGTGATGACAGCCAGATCTCTCGATGTGGACCTCTTGGCCCGCGAGTTGGGGAACTGGCGCACGTCCAGTCGCAGCGGGCCGGCCTATCACGGGCTGGCCGACGCGATCCGATTGCTCATCGTGGACGGCCGGGTGCCGGTGGGCGCCCGACTGCCCAGTGAGCGGGCCCTGGCCGAGGCGCTGCGCGTCTCCCGCACGACGGTCACCGCGGCCTACGCCCAGTTGCGCGACGACGGATACCTGCACGCCCGGCAGGGCGCGCGGAGCACGACCGCGCTGCCCCTGACCTCGCCCGCGACCGTCATACCGGCCATTCCGACGGCCAATCTGGCCGCCGCCACGCTGGCCGCTCCGGCGGCCGTGGTGTCGCGGGCGTTCGCCGAAGCGGCCGACCAGGTCACGCCGTACCTGCGCGATATCGGAATCGAGTTGCGCGGCGTTCTGCCGCTTCGCGAAGCCATCGCCGAAAGGTATTGCGCACGAGGCCTTCCCACCGAGCCCGACGAGATCCTGGTGACCACCGGAGCGTTGCACGCGATCGGGCTGATCCTGGCCACCTACACCCAACCCGACGATCGGGTGCTCGTCGAGCAACCCACCTACCACGGCGGCCTCGCCGCGATGGCCGTCCGCGGCCTGCGGCCGGTGCCGGTCGCGATGACCCCCGACGGCTGGGAACTCGACGCCATCGACGCCGCGATCCGTCAGCTGTCCCCGAGCCTGGCGTATCTGATCCCCGACAACCACAATCCGACCGGGATGACGCTGCCGCCTCCGGGGCGGAGCCGGCTGGCGCACATCATCGGCGAGACCCGCACCCGCACCATCATCGACGAGACGATCACCGACATGTGGCTCGACGAGGAGGTGCCTGCCCCGTTCGCCGCGTCGATGACCACGCGCCGGGACCTGATGCTGACCGTCGGGTCGATGTCGAAGTCGTTCTGGGGCGGACTGCGCATCGGCTGGATCCGGGCCGAGCGGAACACTCTCGCCACGGTCGCCGCGCTGCGACCCGCGATCGACATGGGCACACCTGTGTTCGAGCAGCTGGCTGCGGCAAGGCTTTTGGCGGTCGAGGACGATGTGCTCCCGGACCGGAGGGAGATCCTTCGTGCCCGCCGCGCGCTGCTGCTCGACCTGCTCGCCGAGCACCTTCCCGACTGGCGGCCCTCCCCCGGCAAGGGCGGGATGTCACTGTGGGTGCGGCTGCCCGCGCCGATGAGCTCGGCACTGTCGGCGGCCGCGTCGCGGACGGGCCTGGAAATCCCGCCCGGTCCGCGCTTCGGCGTGGACGGCACGCTGGAGCGGTTCATCCGGGTGCCCTACACCCTGCCCGACGACCAGCTCGTCGCCTCGATCGAGCTCCTGGCGCGCGCGTGGCGCGCTGTCACCGGATCCACGTCGGTGGAGCCGACCGCGGTCGTGGTCTGA
- the serB gene encoding phosphoserine phosphatase SerB — MGSVTAGTSRNRSSLLITVTGRDQPGVTSALFEVLSRHRVDLLNVEQVVIRGRLTLGVLVAAAAEVAAGPDLRDEVSAAIHRLGLEVTIEGSDGLPVLREPSTHTIVVLGRPITAEAFGVVAREAAALGVNIDFIRGVSDYPVTGLELRVSVPPGSYRDLQATLARVAVQESVDIAVEDYSLSRRAKRLIVFDVDSTLIQGEVIEMLAAHAGAEAAVAEVTEAAMRGELDFAESLHRRVATLEGLPAGVLDQVAEQIELTAGARTTLRTLRRLGYYCGIVSGGFRQVIEPLAHELMMDFVAANELEVVDGKLTGRVIGDVVDRPGKAKALRNFAQQVGVPMEQTVAVGDGANDIDMLTAAGLGVAFNAKPALREVADASLSHPYLDTVLFILGITRGEIEAADALDGVVRRVEIPD, encoded by the coding sequence ATCGGAAGCGTAACGGCCGGTACTTCGCGCAATCGTTCGTCGCTGTTGATAACTGTGACGGGTCGCGATCAGCCGGGTGTGACGTCGGCGCTGTTCGAGGTGCTGTCCCGGCATCGGGTGGACCTCCTCAACGTCGAACAGGTGGTCATCCGCGGCCGGCTGACACTCGGAGTGCTCGTCGCCGCGGCCGCCGAGGTGGCCGCCGGACCGGATCTGCGCGACGAGGTCTCGGCCGCGATACACCGGCTCGGCCTCGAGGTGACGATCGAGGGCAGCGACGGCCTGCCGGTGCTGCGGGAACCGTCGACGCACACCATCGTGGTGCTGGGCAGGCCGATCACGGCGGAGGCGTTCGGCGTGGTGGCGCGCGAGGCGGCCGCGCTGGGCGTGAACATCGACTTCATCCGCGGTGTCTCCGACTATCCGGTGACCGGACTCGAGCTGCGGGTGTCGGTGCCGCCGGGCAGCTACCGCGATCTGCAGGCGACGCTGGCCCGCGTGGCGGTCCAGGAGAGCGTGGACATCGCGGTCGAGGACTACAGCCTGTCCCGCCGTGCCAAGCGCCTCATCGTGTTCGACGTGGACTCCACCCTGATCCAGGGTGAGGTGATCGAGATGCTGGCCGCGCATGCCGGCGCCGAGGCCGCGGTCGCCGAGGTGACCGAGGCGGCGATGCGCGGCGAGCTCGACTTCGCCGAGTCGCTGCACCGACGTGTCGCGACGCTGGAAGGGCTGCCCGCCGGCGTCCTCGACCAGGTGGCCGAGCAGATCGAACTCACCGCAGGTGCCCGCACCACGCTGCGCACACTGCGCCGCCTCGGTTACTACTGCGGCATCGTCTCCGGGGGCTTCCGGCAGGTCATCGAGCCGCTGGCGCACGAGCTGATGATGGACTTCGTCGCCGCCAACGAACTCGAGGTCGTCGACGGCAAGCTCACCGGACGGGTCATCGGCGACGTCGTCGACCGGCCCGGAAAAGCCAAGGCGCTGCGCAATTTCGCCCAGCAGGTCGGGGTGCCGATGGAACAGACCGTCGCCGTCGGTGACGGCGCCAACGACATCGACATGCTCACCGCCGCGGGACTCGGCGTGGCCTTCAACGCCAAACCCGCGCTGCGCGAAGTGGCGGACGCGTCGCTGAGCCACCCGTATCTCGACACCGTGCTGTTCATCCTCGGCATCACCCGCGGCGAGATCGAAGCGGCCGACGCGCTCGACGGCGTGGTCCGTCGCGTCGAGATCCCGGACTGA
- the ctaD gene encoding aa3-type cytochrome oxidase subunit I encodes MVAEAPPIGELEARRPFPSRIGPKGNLIYKLVTTTDHKLIGIMYCVACFAFFLIGGLMALFIRTELAVPGLQFLSNEQYNQLFTMHGTVMLLFYATPIVFGFANLVLPLQIGAPDVAFPRLNAFSFWLFLFGALIATAGFITPGGAADFGWTAYSPLTDAIHSPGAGGDLWIMGLAVGGLGTILGAVNMITTVVCMRAPGMTMFRMPIFTWNILVTSILVLLAFPLLTAALFGLAADRHLGAHVYDPANGGVLLWQHLFWFFGHPEVYIIALPFFGIVSEIFPVFSRKPIFGYTTLIYATLGIAALSVAVWAHHMYATGAVLLPFFSFMTFLIAVPTGIKFFNWIGTMWKGQLTFETPMLFSVGFIVTFLLGGLSGVLLASPPLDFHVTDSYFVIAHFHYVLFGTIVFATYAGIYFWFPKMTGRLLDERLGKVHFWLTFIGFHTTFLVQHWLGDEGMPRRYADYLPSDGFTTLNIVSTIGAFILGLSTLPFLWNIFKSWRYGEPVMVDDPWGYGNSLEWATSCPPPRHNFTELPRIRSERPAFELHYPHMVERMRREAHVGRAHGPEDGDVTRLDEAEVRT; translated from the coding sequence TTGGTAGCCGAAGCGCCCCCAATCGGAGAACTCGAGGCACGGCGTCCGTTCCCGTCGCGGATCGGGCCCAAGGGCAACCTGATCTACAAGCTCGTCACGACGACCGATCACAAGCTGATCGGCATCATGTACTGCGTCGCGTGCTTCGCGTTCTTCCTCATCGGCGGCTTGATGGCGCTGTTCATCCGCACCGAGCTCGCCGTGCCGGGTCTGCAGTTCCTGTCCAACGAACAGTACAACCAGCTGTTCACCATGCACGGCACGGTGATGCTGCTGTTCTACGCGACGCCGATCGTGTTCGGCTTCGCGAACCTGGTGCTGCCGCTGCAGATCGGTGCGCCCGACGTCGCGTTCCCGCGGCTCAACGCGTTCTCGTTCTGGCTGTTCCTGTTCGGCGCGCTGATCGCCACGGCCGGCTTCATCACCCCCGGCGGTGCCGCCGACTTCGGGTGGACGGCCTATTCGCCGCTGACCGACGCGATCCACTCGCCCGGTGCGGGCGGTGACCTGTGGATCATGGGTCTGGCCGTCGGTGGTCTGGGCACCATCCTCGGCGCGGTGAACATGATCACCACGGTGGTGTGCATGCGCGCGCCGGGCATGACGATGTTCCGGATGCCGATCTTCACCTGGAACATCCTGGTGACCTCGATCCTGGTGCTGCTGGCCTTCCCGCTGCTGACGGCGGCGTTGTTCGGCCTGGCGGCCGACCGGCATCTCGGCGCGCACGTGTACGACCCGGCCAACGGCGGTGTGCTGCTGTGGCAGCACCTGTTCTGGTTCTTCGGCCACCCCGAGGTGTACATCATCGCGTTGCCGTTCTTCGGCATCGTCAGCGAGATCTTCCCGGTCTTCAGCCGCAAGCCGATCTTCGGCTACACCACGCTGATCTACGCGACGCTGGGCATCGCGGCGCTGTCGGTGGCGGTGTGGGCGCACCACATGTACGCCACCGGTGCGGTGCTGCTGCCGTTCTTCTCGTTCATGACGTTCCTGATCGCCGTCCCGACGGGCATCAAGTTCTTCAACTGGATCGGGACGATGTGGAAGGGGCAGTTGACCTTCGAGACCCCGATGCTGTTCTCCGTCGGGTTCATCGTGACGTTCCTGCTGGGTGGTCTTTCGGGGGTGCTGCTGGCCAGCCCGCCGCTGGACTTCCACGTCACCGACAGCTACTTCGTCATCGCGCACTTCCACTACGTGCTGTTCGGCACCATCGTGTTCGCGACCTATGCGGGCATCTACTTCTGGTTCCCGAAGATGACGGGCCGGCTGCTCGACGAGCGGCTGGGCAAGGTGCACTTCTGGCTGACGTTCATCGGGTTCCACACCACATTCCTGGTGCAGCACTGGCTCGGCGACGAGGGCATGCCGCGTCGCTACGCCGACTACCTGCCCAGTGACGGGTTCACCACGCTGAACATCGTCTCGACCATCGGCGCCTTCATCCTCGGCCTGTCGACCCTGCCGTTCCTCTGGAACATCTTCAAGAGCTGGCGTTACGGCGAGCCGGTGATGGTCGACGATCCGTGGGGTTACGGCAACTCCCTGGAGTGGGCGACGTCCTGCCCGCCGCCGCGGCACAACTTCACCGAGCTGCCCCGGATCCGTTCGGAGCGGCCGGCATTCGAGCTGCACTACCCGCACATGGTGGAGCGGATGCGGCGTGAAGCCCATGTCGGACGTGCCCACGGTCCGGAGGACGGAGACGTGACTCGGCTCGACGAAGCCGAAGTCCGCACCTGA